From the genome of Desulfovibrio sp. JY:
GGAGGCGTCGGCCACGGGGAAATAGCGGGCTTGCACCCAGCGCACGCCGCCGTCGGCGCGCACCACGCGGAAATCGGGGAAGATCCCCTGGGCGGGCGGGCCGGCGGCCAGGCGGGTCAGGTGGTCGAGCACCTTGTCCCGATCGTCGGGATGGACGCTGTCGAGCCAGGACCGTGGCGAGGCGTAGAGGCTGACCGGGGATCTGCCCCAGAGGGTCTCGTAGGCCGGGCTGATGTAGAAAATGCGCTTGAGGTCCGGGGAGGCCAGCCAGAACACCTCGCCGATGGTTTCGGCCAGTTGCCGGAATTTTTTTTCGCTTTCCAGCAGGGCCCGCTCGGCGTTTTTGCGCTCGGTGATGTCGCGCGCCACGGCGATGATGCGGTCCTGCCCCCGGACCACGGCATGGCGCAGGTTGACCTCGATCCAGAAAAGCCGGCCGGTCTTGTCGCGGGCCAGCCACTCGAAAAGCTGGGGTTGGCCACGGCGGGCCTGATCGAGCTTGGCCAGGGAATCGGCTTCGGAATAGGGGGGATAGCCGGCGCTGAGCCCCTCCGGCGTGATCCGGCGCAGTTCGTCCAGGCCGTAGCCATAGAGGGAAATGGCGCGCTCGTTGGCGTCCAGGGTCAGGCCCGTGGCCGGGTCCTGGATGAAGATGGCGTCGTTGGCCGCGTCGAGGATGTCGCGGTACTCATGCTCCTTTTCCCGCAGGGCCGCCGCGACCTGGTTCATTGCGTCCACCTGCCGGCCGCAGGCGAGCACCATGGCCGGCCGGCCGTCGGGACCGTCGATAAGGGCCAGGCTCCAGCGCAGACGTCGCCAGCCCTGGGCGGTGTGGATGGCCTGATCCGGCGCCACGTCCCGGACGGACACCTCGCCGTCGAGAAGGGCGCGATGCAAAAGCCGCATGGTGTCACGGTCGTCGGGCGGCAGGGCCAGCTCGAACCAGTCCCGGCCCACGATCTCCGCCCGGCTGCGGCCCAAAAGCGCCAGGCCCTTTTCGTTGATGGACACCAGATGGCCCTCGGCGTCGAGGAGCATGACAAGATCGCCGGCGGCTTCCCACAGGGCGGTGAGCATGTCTCCGGCGTCGCAGGGGAAACGCGGAGCGGATGGGGATGGGCAATCGGGCATGGCGGTCGGGGCTCTTTGCGGTTACGCCGTCTACCATACGTA
Proteins encoded in this window:
- a CDS encoding PAS domain S-box protein, whose amino-acid sequence is MPDCPSPSAPRFPCDAGDMLTALWEAAGDLVMLLDAEGHLVSINEKGLALLGRSRAEIVGRDWFELALPPDDRDTMRLLHRALLDGEVSVRDVAPDQAIHTAQGWRRLRWSLALIDGPDGRPAMVLACGRQVDAMNQVAAALREKEHEYRDILDAANDAIFIQDPATGLTLDANERAISLYGYGLDELRRITPEGLSAGYPPYSEADSLAKLDQARRGQPQLFEWLARDKTGRLFWIEVNLRHAVVRGQDRIIAVARDITERKNAERALLESEKKFRQLAETIGEVFWLASPDLKRIFYISPAYETLWGRSPVSLYASPRSWLDSVHPDDRDKVLDHLTRLAAGPPAQGIFPDFRVVRADGGVRWVQARYFPVADASGVISRLAGTIEDITDSTQTRLELERVNERLEDMVRERTRTLNRMNEELIHEVMERREAEAAMARAKEAAEAASRAKSEFLANMSHELRTPMNGILGMAQVIGQTGLTDDQQGFLKDIEESAASLLALINDILDFSKIEAERLELAHEPFGLRAVLASVEATLGVLAREKKLELSVDVSPEVPDMLMGDADRLRQVLINLVGNAIKFTEHGGVVVQVQCVEACRPAEAIVRGMRQELLFSVSDTGIGIRPEDTSRIFEAFTQVDGSYTRRFGGTGLGLAITRRLVALMGGELTVDSVPDQGSVFTFTLPFDLEQLPPDIGDA